From Anopheles funestus chromosome 3RL, idAnoFuneDA-416_04, whole genome shotgun sequence, a single genomic window includes:
- the LOC125769432 gene encoding uncharacterized protein LOC125769432 — translation MGNNYYIHHFNVSNIQSEIKILSVEFRTLEETQFSTMIEQEFRNAYEMLKNTFPIHRTKRWDSIGAAWKFIAGSPDANDLRLINSTLNELIINNNAQVKINNDLTFQLTDTLKQIKEALRLSRDSSIDFYSLNILLNLKYLSEKLSLVTDSIALAKLGITNPRILNRNEIDLLINDIKEQNIPIQTISEALSYTSTKIATNKDEMLFIISCPKLTNDVYKKIELYGVTNKNKKIDVPKKFYLSLQSQFFIVPNVDKNIYDSKELQEDNGKCVPALLRGQPAVCDFIANPAMIEIIHLDMAHILINSAVEFTIKTTCGLKRRNLTGSFLLSYESCNIFLNEEEISSNKTELHGSPLNLPIYELRNEMHQIRLESKSFTWTGWSITSLVSTPIMLMIVICIYFTTKMRKRTIINIHEKPTPRTASSKSQDSEPNVENFHPPTIMEVFRTEPQI, via the exons ATGGGTAATAACTATTATATCCATCATTTCAATGTTTCAAACATACAGAGCGAAATTAAGATCCTATCGGTTGAATTCAGAACCCTAGAAGAAACCCAATTCTCAACAATGATTGAACAAGAATTTCGAAATGCATacgaaatgttaaaaaatactttcccAATTCATAGAACTAAAAGATGGGACTCAATAGGAGCCGCTTGGAAATTCATAGCAGGAAGTCCAGATGCCAATGATTTGCGTCTGATTAATTCCACACTAAACGAAttgataattaataataatgctcaagttaaaataaataatgatctTACGTTTCAACTAACAGATACACtgaaacaaatcaaagaaGCACTTAGACTTTCGCGAGATTCCTCAATAGATTTCTATTCTCTCAACATTCTCCTAAACCTCAAATACTTATCAGAAAAATTAAGTCTAGTTACAGACAGCATTGCTCTAGCAAAATTAGGTATAACGAATCCTCGCATATTgaatagaaatgaaatagaCTTATTAATTAATGacataaaagaacaaaatattcCGATTCAAACAATCTCTGAAGCCTTATCATATACGAGTACAAAAATAGCTACTAACAAGGATGAAATGTTATTCATAATAAGTTGTCCAAAACTAACAAACgatgtatacaaaaaaattgaattgtatGGTGTAACgaataagaataagaaaatcGATGTTCCCAAAAAGTTTTACCTTTCCCTACAATCCCAATTCTTCATTGTACCAAACGTCGACAAGAATATCTACGATTCAAAAGAGTTGCAAGAAGACAACGGTAAATGCGTCCCAGCTCTTTTACGAGGACAACCAGCAGTATGTGACTTCATAGCGAACCCAGCAATGATCGAAATCATTCATCTAGACATGGCTCACATTTTGATCAACTCAGCAGTGGAGTTCACAATTAAAACCACATGCGGTCTAAAAAGGAGAAACCTGACAGGCTCGTTTCTCCTATCATACGAATCATGCAACATATTCCTGAATGAGGAAGAGATTTCGAGCAACAAAACTGAACTACATGGATCACCGTTGAATCTTCCTATCTACG AACTCAGAAACGAGATGCACCAAATTCGATTAGAATCCAAGAGCTTCACTTGGACCGGATGGTCTATTACCAGCTTAGTAAGTACACCAATAATGCTGATGATCGTTATCTGTATATACTTCACTACAAAGATGCGGAAAAGAACAATCATAAACATCCATGAAAAACCAACACCTAGAACTGCATCATCGAAATCCCAAGATAGTGAACCCAACGTTGAAAACTTTCACCCGCCAACTATTATGGAAGTTTTTCGGACGGAGCCTCAAATTTAA